The following are encoded in a window of Pseudomonas sp. St316 genomic DNA:
- a CDS encoding DUF1302 family protein, with product MKEKTKQGRRVLTQGALTLLMVGGAQVSMAASFDMSNPDYRVRWDNTVRYNLGMRTDSQDSHIMNTPNYDESDGKFDKGDIVTNRLDLLSEFDLSYLNEWGGRLSAAAWFDQAYHDDSVTSNIPGYATSYHNNKYSDEVDRYMNGPSGEILDAFVWRNFNIGDTPVNVKVGRHTNYWGEGLLFGAHSVSYSQAPSDGVKASTSPGIETKEVFLPVGQVSAKAQVTDRLSLAAQYFYEWEPTRIPFGGTYFGGADPLFEGPDQLPVAANGATLQRQDSRFGRDGKNWGVMGKLNVEEIESTFGAYYRQFDDYQPWLAPQVKAASGSYRVVYPRGVKLAGVSFARVFNTVAVGTELSYRMGGALNATGVSALDDEGPRGDTIHFIANAVYGVPRNFISDNATLVGEFAYSHLQRVTEHEELYKGVGTAACTNARTPGIPDSGSEADGCSSKNYYAVAVNYTPQYISIFPSWDLDVPLTVNYGLHGNAPTAGGGNEGALSYSIGLKATYAQLYEFGLRYADTRAQPKHLANGTVAGNGPVGGTDRGWLAFTFKTSF from the coding sequence ATGAAAGAGAAGACCAAACAGGGTCGGCGGGTGCTGACTCAAGGTGCGCTGACACTGTTGATGGTTGGCGGCGCACAGGTTTCGATGGCGGCCTCGTTCGACATGTCGAACCCGGACTACCGTGTGCGTTGGGACAATACGGTCCGTTACAACCTCGGGATGCGCACCGACAGTCAAGACAGCCACATCATGAACACGCCGAACTACGACGAGTCGGACGGCAAGTTCGATAAAGGCGATATCGTGACAAATCGCCTCGATCTGTTGAGTGAGTTCGACCTTTCCTACCTCAACGAATGGGGAGGGCGACTCAGTGCCGCCGCCTGGTTTGACCAGGCTTATCACGACGACTCGGTGACCAGTAACATTCCCGGCTACGCGACCAGCTATCACAACAATAAGTACAGCGATGAAGTGGATCGCTACATGAACGGACCGTCGGGCGAGATCCTCGATGCGTTCGTCTGGCGCAACTTCAACATCGGCGACACGCCAGTCAACGTGAAAGTCGGTCGCCATACCAACTATTGGGGCGAGGGCCTGCTCTTCGGCGCCCACTCCGTGTCTTACTCGCAAGCCCCGAGCGATGGCGTGAAGGCGTCAACCAGCCCAGGTATCGAAACCAAGGAAGTGTTCCTGCCCGTCGGACAAGTGTCGGCCAAAGCGCAGGTCACCGACCGACTCTCCCTTGCCGCTCAGTACTTCTATGAATGGGAACCGACCCGGATTCCATTCGGCGGCACCTATTTCGGTGGCGCCGACCCTCTGTTCGAAGGTCCGGACCAATTGCCGGTGGCTGCCAATGGGGCAACGTTGCAGCGTCAGGATTCGCGCTTCGGGCGTGACGGCAAGAACTGGGGCGTGATGGGTAAGCTCAACGTCGAAGAAATCGAATCGACCTTTGGCGCCTACTATCGTCAGTTCGATGACTACCAGCCTTGGCTGGCACCGCAGGTCAAAGCGGCATCGGGCTCCTATCGGGTGGTCTACCCACGCGGCGTGAAACTCGCTGGTGTCAGTTTTGCCCGGGTCTTCAACACCGTGGCGGTAGGGACCGAGTTGTCCTATCGCATGGGCGGCGCGTTGAATGCCACCGGTGTCAGTGCCCTGGATGATGAAGGCCCTCGCGGCGATACGATCCACTTCATCGCCAACGCTGTCTACGGCGTACCGCGTAACTTCATTTCGGACAACGCCACGCTGGTCGGTGAGTTCGCCTACAGTCATTTGCAACGGGTGACCGAACACGAAGAACTGTACAAGGGCGTCGGTACGGCGGCCTGTACCAATGCCAGGACTCCCGGCATTCCTGATTCGGGCAGCGAAGCCGATGGCTGTTCGTCGAAGAACTACTACGCCGTCGCCGTCAACTATACGCCACAGTACATTTCCATCTTTCCGTCCTGGGATCTGGATGTTCCATTGACCGTCAACTACGGTCTGCATGGCAACGCACCGACTGCCGGTGGTGGGAACGAGGGAGCGCTGTCCTATTCGATCGGGCTGAAGGCAACTTACGCGCAACTCTATGAGTTCGGGTTGCGCTATGCCGACACCCGGGCTCAACCCAAGCACCTGGCGAACGGGACCGTGGCGGGTAACGGGCCCGTGGGCGGCACCGACCGCGGCTGGCTGGCGTTTACCTTCAAGACCTCCTTCTGA
- a CDS encoding YCF48-related protein: MTGPCPASFFRSTTRLLLAVALIVGASPWVTTPAYSAVASSADSLDVPAQRVDERLPAPLLSVARAGNAMIGVGLHGLIQRSTDDGRTWRQVDSPVSSDLVQVRFRDERNGWVVGHDALVMRTTDGGDSWQVQLDGRRLLTLLNAYYGPRAEKGDEAAALVLREVAMAASTSATPDVLAAPFLDVMFNEHGSGFVVGAFGMLLHSADNGQSWEPWIERSDNDRRMHLYGLAQHAGAFYIAGEQGLLLRLDGQQQRFVKIDTPYTGTYFGVRAFDHLLLAYGLRGNLLASRDDGQQWQPVETRLNSSLVSIVEQGNALIVVSQGGQLVSVDRQSLQVSPLTDARVGEVYAATATKQAGSLVVTRFSGAKVIDIAPAN, from the coding sequence ATGACTGGCCCTTGCCCTGCTTCTTTTTTCCGCTCCACGACGCGCCTGCTGCTGGCTGTCGCGCTGATCGTCGGTGCGAGTCCGTGGGTGACGACGCCTGCCTATAGCGCGGTCGCGTCCTCCGCCGACTCGCTGGACGTGCCGGCGCAGCGGGTGGATGAACGTCTGCCCGCACCCTTGCTGTCGGTCGCCAGGGCTGGCAACGCGATGATCGGCGTCGGTCTGCACGGGCTGATCCAGCGTTCCACCGATGACGGCCGGACCTGGCGGCAGGTCGACAGCCCGGTTTCCAGCGATCTGGTGCAAGTACGCTTTCGCGATGAGCGCAATGGCTGGGTCGTCGGTCACGATGCCTTGGTCATGCGCACCACCGATGGCGGCGACAGCTGGCAGGTGCAACTTGACGGGCGCCGCCTGTTGACGTTGCTCAACGCCTACTACGGCCCGCGGGCCGAAAAAGGCGATGAAGCCGCAGCCCTGGTGCTCAGGGAGGTTGCCATGGCCGCCAGCACTTCGGCGACGCCGGACGTGTTGGCCGCACCGTTTCTGGATGTGATGTTCAATGAACACGGCAGCGGGTTTGTCGTGGGGGCCTTCGGCATGTTGTTGCACAGCGCTGATAACGGCCAGAGCTGGGAACCATGGATCGAGCGCAGCGACAACGATCGACGCATGCACCTGTATGGCCTGGCGCAGCACGCTGGCGCTTTTTATATCGCGGGTGAACAGGGCCTGTTGTTGCGCCTGGACGGTCAGCAACAGCGTTTCGTGAAAATCGATACGCCCTATACCGGTACCTACTTTGGCGTTCGTGCCTTCGATCATCTACTGCTGGCTTACGGACTGCGCGGCAATCTGTTGGCCAGCCGTGATGACGGCCAGCAGTGGCAGCCCGTGGAGACCCGGCTCAATAGCAGCCTGGTCAGTATCGTCGAGCAGGGCAACGCCTTGATCGTCGTAAGCCAGGGGGGGCAATTGGTCAGTGTCGATCGGCAGAGTTTGCAGGTCAGCCCGTTGACCGATGCGCGGGTAGGCGAGGTGTATGCAGCCACCGCCACCAAACAGGCTGGGAGCCTGGTCGTCACGCGCTTCAGCGGCGCGAAGGTCATCGATATCGCCCCGGCCAACTAA
- a CDS encoding DUF1329 domain-containing protein gives MKRQLALSIALMSMATYTLAAGGDASELGKSLTPFGAIKAGNAEGTIPAYDGGLTKAPAGFVADSGFWVDPFKDEKPLFRIDAKNVDQYGDKLSEGQKALIKKYPTYYIDVYPSHRTAAYPQAVLDATMRNATSCQIQKDGLAVDPACRGGLPFPIPKTGNEVMWNQQVRYKIGTGYSTTSSSNSWVVDANGSITKTAEQATFEETPYYQVTQQDRDPLMYARVFSRNDYPARRSGEVVVLTDFLDPLAKARRSFSYSPGQRRVKLAPEFAFDTPVASQGGVTLFDELQMFSGSQDRFDYKLVGRKEMYIPYNAYKFYFGVGKQEDQFMPHHANPANERWELHRVWVVEATLKPGMRHVYSKRTYYLDEDTFGVGLYDAWDKSGALYRSIFLSGVQLYDKNIPYNVKNVVYDFNKGMYALLNDGLKGGYKFVDKPLSERDMNPEAIVARVTQR, from the coding sequence ATGAAACGACAACTTGCCCTATCCATTGCCCTGATGAGCATGGCGACCTACACCCTGGCGGCAGGCGGTGACGCCTCGGAACTGGGCAAAAGCCTTACCCCGTTCGGGGCGATCAAGGCAGGTAACGCCGAAGGTACGATTCCTGCCTATGATGGCGGCTTGACCAAGGCACCGGCCGGCTTCGTAGCGGATAGCGGGTTCTGGGTCGACCCGTTCAAGGACGAGAAACCACTGTTTCGCATTGATGCCAAAAACGTTGACCAGTACGGGGACAAGCTCAGTGAAGGGCAAAAGGCCCTGATCAAGAAATACCCGACCTACTACATCGACGTTTACCCAAGCCACCGTACGGCGGCCTATCCTCAGGCGGTACTTGACGCCACCATGCGCAACGCCACCAGCTGTCAGATCCAAAAGGACGGGTTGGCAGTCGATCCGGCCTGCCGTGGCGGCTTGCCGTTCCCGATTCCGAAAACCGGCAACGAAGTGATGTGGAACCAGCAGGTGCGTTACAAGATCGGCACCGGCTACTCGACCACGTCTTCTTCCAATAGCTGGGTAGTCGATGCGAACGGCTCGATTACCAAGACCGCTGAACAGGCGACCTTCGAGGAAACCCCTTATTACCAGGTGACTCAGCAGGATCGCGACCCATTGATGTATGCCCGGGTGTTCTCGCGCAATGACTATCCGGCGCGACGTTCTGGTGAAGTGGTGGTACTGACCGACTTCCTCGATCCGTTGGCCAAGGCGCGTCGTTCGTTCAGTTATTCCCCAGGCCAGCGCCGGGTAAAACTGGCGCCGGAATTCGCCTTCGACACGCCGGTCGCCAGCCAGGGCGGTGTGACGCTGTTCGACGAGCTGCAAATGTTCTCCGGCAGCCAGGACCGGTTCGACTACAAACTGGTCGGCCGCAAGGAGATGTACATCCCTTACAACGCCTACAAGTTCTATTTCGGCGTTGGCAAGCAGGAAGATCAGTTCATGCCGCACCACGCCAATCCGGCGAACGAGCGTTGGGAACTGCATCGGGTCTGGGTCGTCGAGGCGACGTTGAAGCCGGGCATGCGTCACGTCTACAGCAAGCGCACCTACTATCTGGATGAAGATACCTTCGGCGTAGGCCTGTATGACGCCTGGGACAAGAGCGGCGCCTTGTATCGCTCGATCTTCCTCAGCGGTGTCCAGCTCTACGACAAGAACATCCCCTACAACGTGAAGAACGTCGTTTATGACTTCAACAAAGGCATGTATGCGTTGCTCAACGATGGTTTGAAGGGCGGCTACAAATTCGTCGACAAACCACTTTCCGAGCGTGACATGAACCCTGAAGCCATTGTGGCCCGGGTGACTCAGCGCTGA